TTTACCGAACTGTCGCCCAATTCGGCAACGACAATCATTGGGAGCTTATCTTCAATTTTAAGTACTGGTTCCTGTTCATTCACTAAATTTAAGAGTATATCTTTTGCCAGCTTAATATCATCATCATACCCTATGCCGAAAGTTAAATTTTCTCGGCGAATGCCTTCAACTGTATAATTAATAATATTGTCGTTACTCAATTTCCCATTGGGAATAATAGCCAGCTGATTGCCAAAAGTGGTGAGTTTTGTATTAAAGATTGAAATATCCTTTACAGTTCCATCTACGCCTTGGGCACTGATAAAATCGCCAACTTTAAATGGTTTAATGAGTAAGATTAAAATACCTCCTGCAAAATTTGCAAGCGAACCCTGCAAAGCCAAGCCCACCGCTAAACCAGCTGCACCAATAATCGCAACCAACGAAGCAGATTCTACGCCAAGTTGGGTAATTACCAATACAAAGAGCACGATTTTTAATCCCCAGTTTATAAGGCTCGCAACAAAATTTTCTAAAGTGGGATCGTAATCTTTTTTGTCGAAAAACTTTCTTGTATATCTATTTATGATTTTAATTAACCACCAACCAAGTACCAACATTAAAACTGCGGCAATTACGCTTGGTAGAAAATCTATTAATTTTTGACCATATTCTTCAATATAAATATCTAAGTCACTAAATTTATCCATAAAAACTTATTCTTTTTTGTTTATTAATTCAATTGCAATTTTTGATTCTGTTACGGGTAATTTGCAAGTGTTATTCTCGCAAACGTAAATAAGGGTTTCGCCGGACACAAATCTGTTTGTGAAAAGCGGGTTGTTTTTTTCGGTTTTGGTGCCAGCTATAATACAATTTGGCAAATAGTTGGTGTTGAGCTCTGTTACTATTTTTGGTGCATCTGCGCCCACAACCACAACTTCATAAAAGCTGTTTTTAAAGTTGAGCAACAAATCTAACCAATTTGAAAATCCGCTAGGATACTGTTCTATTTCTCCAGAAACGTTTTTCAACATTTGATGCGAAATTTCAGCATAGCCCGTTTCTTCAAAATATTTTGAAAGCAGAAATAAATTTTTTGCCATTACAGAATTTGAAGCGGGAATTACATTGTCGCGGTATTCAAAATTTCGGGAAACGATGGCCGGATCTTTTTTGGATGTAAAATAAAACATGTGTTTTTCCGAATCGAAAAAGTTGTTAATTGTATATTCTGTCATTTTTTTAGACAGAAGCAACCATTTTTCATCCAGTGTTATTTGGTATAAATCTATAAATGCTTCAATAGTGAAGGCGTAATCTTCCAAAAAGCCGTTAATGCTGCTTTTTTCGTTTTTATAATTGTGAAATAATGCTCCGTTTTTTTGAAGTTGTTTATTAGCAATAAACGTTGCATTTTTTACGGCCGCATCTAAATATTTGCGAGTGCCAAATGCTTTATAAGCATCGGCATACCCTTTTAGCATTAGCGCATTCCACGAGGTTAGGGTCTTGTCATCAAGCCTAGGTTTATCTCTTTTATTGCGATAGGTAAGCAGTGTTTTTTTCCAACCTTCTTTTTTCTGCCGTAACGTTTCAGTAGTAAGATTGAATTCTTTTTCAATTTCAGCATCCGTTTTCTTCCGAATTAAAACATAGTGGTTGTTTTCCCACTTTCCGTAGCTGTTTATATTGAAATATTCCTTAAAAATATTAAAGTCGTCTTGTAATAATTCCTGCAACTCTTCCAAAGTAAAAATATAAAACGCTCCTTCCTCAAGTTTGCCGTTTTCATCTAGGCTATCGGCATCGAGCGACGAGTAAAAACCGCCTTCTTCATTGGTTAAATCTGTTGCTATAAAATTTAAGGTTTCTTCTACTACTTCTTTATAAAGTGGATTTTTTGTAATTAGAAAAGCGTTGCTGTACAGACTAACCAGTTGCGCGTTATCGTAAAGCATTTTTTCAAAATGTGGCACGTGCCATTTTTCGTCTGTACTATAGCGAGAAAAACCACCGCCAATTTGATCGTAAAGCCCTCCATAGGCCATTTTATCTAAGGTTAAGGTTACAAACTTTAGCAGTTCGGTGTCGTTTTCTACCACTGCTTTTCGTAATAGAAACTGCAAGTTATTGGGCATCATAAATTTTGGAGCGCCACTAAAACCGCCATTTTCTGTATCGAATTTCCGCGCCCACGCTGCGACGATTTTTTCAGTAGGAAAATCTTTAAAGCTTATATCTTCGGTGTTTAGATTAATTAAATCCATGCTTTTAATTCCTTCTTCCAATCGGTTAGCGTAAGCAATTAATTTTTCTGGCTCGGAGCTGTAAACTTCCTGAATTTGTTCCAAAGCATTTATCCAATCGTTTTTTCTAAAATAGGTGCCGCCCCAAACTGGGCGCCCATCGGGAAGCGTTACTACATTTAATGGCCAACCCGCACTACCTGTCATTAACTGTACGGCATTTATATAAGTTTGATCTACATCGGGTCTTTCTTCGCGATCTACTTTTATTGAGATAAAATTTTTGTTCATTACCGCTGCAACGGTGCTGTCTTCAAAACTTTCGTGTTCCATAACGTGGCACCAATGGCATGCAGCATAGCCAATACTTATAATTACAAGTTTTTTTTCTTTCTTAGCCTGCTGAAGGGCAGCCTCGTTATAAGGTTTCCAATTAACTGGATTGTGGGCGTGCTGCAATAAATACGGGCTGGATTCAGTGATTAAATCGTTGGTGAAGCTGTGTGTTTCCAAAGTATTTTTTGTTGAAGAATTACAACATATTAAAATTTGTAATGTAAAAAGTGTAATTAATAATCGCATAGTTAGGCTTCCGGAAAACAAAAATACGCTTTTGAGGTGCCAAAAGCGTATTTATTGTACATTCTTAATTATTAGTTCACTTCAAAAGTGATTTTTACATTTACGCGAAATTGGGTAATATTATCGCCGCCATCTACAACGCAACTCTGCTCGTTAACATATACTGAACGAATATTTTTCACACTTTTAGATGCTTCTTTAACTGCGTTTCTGGTGGCGTCTTCCCAGCTTTTAGGTGAGCTTGAGAGTACTTCAATAACTTTTAATACTGCCATAATTTTTAGATTTTAAATTAAAAAAATGATTAACCCTCAAAGTACAACTATTAACGGTCAATTTTCTGAAAATTAAGTTAAAAGGAATTATTGATGTGTGTTCTGAACAGTTTATCCATTAATTGCAACTACCTCGTTTATTTGATCTGGAATCATTTGCTTTAACATAGTTTCAATGCCGTTTTTCAAGGTAATGGTAGACGATGGGCAGCCGCTGCAAGCACCTTGCAAAATTACCTTAACCGTCTTGGTTTCGCTGTTAAACGATTCAAAGCGAATGTTTCCTCCGTCTTTGGCAACAGCCGGTTTTACGTACTCGTCTAAGATTGAAATTATTTCCTTTTCAAGTGCTGAATAGCTATGTGTGCTGTTTTCTGAATAGTTTTCAGATAAATCATTATTTACTGCGGGATTTGCAGTGGCTGCGGTTTCTTCGTTTAAAACTGGTTTCCCTTCGTAGAGGTAAACTCTAATAAAGTCGCGCATTTCTGAAACGATGTCTTGCCACTCAACCATATTGTATTTCATTACTGAAATATAATTGCCGCTAATAAAAACTTCTTTTACAAAAGGGAAGTTAAATAACGATTTTGCCAAGGGCGAATTTGCTGCTTCGTCTATGTTTTTAAACTCTAAAATTTCAGATGATAAAGATTTATTTGCTACAAATTTCATTACCGAAGGATTTGGAGTGCTTTCGGCGTAGATTGCAACGGCAACTTTTTTGGGAGTGCTATCTTCAACAATTACTGATTTTCCCGTATTGAGGTATTCCAAAATAGAGTCGGCAACCTCTTCTTGCACATCTTGCCACTCAATAATATTATATTTTTCAATTGCGACGAAATTTTGCGAAATATAAACAGTTTTTACAAAGGGCAAGTAAAATAGCTGTTGGGCCAAAGGGCTCGGTTTTGCCTCGTCTATATTTTTAAATTCGTAGCTGGTAGAGCGGGTTAAGAAGGAATTTGCAACAAATTTTATGATATTTGGATTCGAGGTTTCTGAAATATCTATGTTAAATTGGGACATTAAGCTGTTTTTTTTGCGAAAATATAAAAAGAAAAACAATGTATTCAATATATTTGGCACTGTAATACCCAGATTTATGAAAAAATTAATACTTTTCTTTACTATAATTTTTCCCCTTTTTGTTTTTTCACAACCCATTGATCTATTTCAGCAATTTAATGGGAGGTATGATTTTACAGCTGTAGGAAATACCTTAAATGAATTCCCAAACTTTCCGGATAACAATGGTAATGTTTATTGTGGGCAGTTGTTACAGAGCAGTGCCACGTTAAATCTGAATCCGGGACAAACGTTTGTTTCTGCACATCTCTATTGGGGGTCTATTGGAACTGGCGATTTTGATGTTGCTTTAAACGGAACTGCTATTTCTGCCCAGCGAATTTTTAGCCATACCTTTAACGGCAATCCATATTTTTCTGCCTATGCGGATGTAACTGCCTTGGTGGGTGCTACTGGAAACGGCACCTATACCTTTTCTGATATGGATGTGCAGGCATTGCTTCCTCAGTATTGTGGTACTAATTTTGGTGGTTGGGCTATCTATGTAATTTTTGAAGATCCATCGCTTAGATTAAATCAGATAAGTCTTTTTGATGGTTTGGAAAGTGTTTCGGCTAATAACAATAATTTAAATATAACTTTAACCAATATTGAAGTAAGTTCCGATGTTTTGTCAAAGATCGGATTTTTGGCTTGGGAAGGCGAGGAAGAAATTGCAAATGGTGAAAGTCTGTTCATAAATGGAACTTTAATTTCAAATGCTTTAAATCCTCCAACCAATGCATTTAATGGTACAAATTCTTACATAGGACCGCCAGGTAATGCCCAAAACTATAATATGGATTTGGATTTTTACGATTTAACAGGAATCGTAGCCCAAGGAGATACGAGTATTCTCATTGAATTGGAATCTCACCAAGATTTTATAATGGTGAATAATATTATCACCAGCGTAAATTCTGAATTACCAGATGCTACCATAGAAATTGATGATCTTGGCGTACTTTGTGAAAACAATGATATTGATGTTGAATATACAGTTTACAATGTAAATAGTACGAGTCCGTTACCTGCCAATGTACCTATCGCATTTTATGCCGATGCAGTATTGATTGGCCAAACCACTACAAACAACATTATACCGATAGGTGGCTCTGAAAGCGGTACTATTACACTTAATATTCCCGTTGCCACCCCGAATAACTTTAATTTAAGAGCTGTAGTTGATGATATTGGGAATGGAACTGGTATTGTTTCAGAAACCAACGAGAGTAATAATGAAGACGTTTACCCCGTTGATCTTAGTGCAGCTGGTATTTTACTTAACCCAGGCCCAGCCTGTTTGGGGAGACCGGTTATTTTAGATTCTGGGGTTACAGATCCACCATTTAATATACAGTGGTTTAGAAATAATATTGCTATTCCTGGTGCTACAAACTCAACATTGGTGGTTACTACAGATGGTATTTATAGAGTGGAAGCGGTAGATGGTATCTGTAGGGTGGATAGTAATTCAGTGGTAATTACTTTTAGACCCCAGCCCACGGCCAACCCCCCGGTAGATCTCTACCAGTGCGACGATGGCACCACGGCAGGCGTTTTCAATTTAACGGACAACGACGCGAACATATTGGGGGCGCAGGACCCGGCGCAGTTCACGATAAAGTACTACCAGAGCTACCAGGACAGTTTTGACGACACCAACGAGATCCTTGGCGGGGTACATATTATAGTTCCCCCTTCGCCTCAGACGATCTATGCCCGTATCGAGGACAACAGCGGGAGCTGTTTTGACCTGACCGATTTTGAGATCTACTTCAGCCGCGCCATTGCCGGTCTGGTGCCCGCCACGGCCAGTTATTGCGATTCCGATGGCGATGGCGGGGAGTTCGTGGACCTTGCCACGGAGTTCAATTCCCTTGTCCTTGACGGCGAGCCCTCCTCGCGCTACAACATTACCTACCACGGCAGCCAGGCCGATGCGGACAACGATGCCAACCCGCACCCGAACCCGTATTTTGTAACCGCACCGGGCGAGACGGTCTATATCCGTTTGGAGAACCGCCATGACGCCAGCTGTTTTGACACCCGCCGCAGTATAGACCTGATCATAGACACCCCGCCGACAGTTAATGCGGCACCGGAAAACCTTGTAGAGTGCGATGTGAACAACGACGGCTTCGCGGCCTTTGACCTGACCCAGCAGGACCTGGTGATCACCCTTGGCGATCCCACATTGACGGTCACCTACCACGGCACGTTGTTGGATGCCCAGAACGGTGTACTGCCCTTGCCCAACCCCTATGTGAACGACCAGATCTATCTGGACGCCCCCATTACCGATCCCTTGGACCCTAACTATGGTACCGGCGGTGTTTGGGCGCGCGTTTCCAGCAGCACCAATAGCTGTACGGTCGTGGTCCCCTTTGCCCTGGAGGTGCGTTTTTCGCCCGTGGGCACGGAGCCAGCGGAGCCCCTGCGCCTGTGCGACGATGCAACGGCGGACGGATTTACGTTCTTCGACCTTACGGTAGTCGCGGCGGAAGTACTGGGCACTTTGGACCCGGCCGGTTTTGATCTTTATTATTACGAAAGCCTTTTGGACGCTACCATTGCTGGCGACAATGCGATGGACGCCCCGGACTTCTCGCAGGCCATCCCGGACCCGACGAACTTTTTGAACAGCACCAACCCACAGGACATTTACATACTGATAGTGGGCAACGGCACGGGCACCATCCCCCCGAACCCGAACATCAGCGAGGGCTGTTACGACATCGTGACCCTGACCCTTATCGTGGACCCGCGCCCTGCGGACCTGGGCCCCTTTGAGATGATGCTCTGCGATGATGAGCTGCAGGGCAGTACCCCGACCGATGAGATCTCCACTTTTGACCTTACCAGCCAGGACATTCTGGTGAGCGGCGGCGATCCCACCATTACGGTGGAGTGGTTTTTAAATCCGGCCGATGAGGCCGCGGGCATCCCGATCCCGAACCCGACCACCTTCCAGAACACGGCCACCCCACAAACGGTGATAGGGCGTGCGACCTCGGAGTTTGGATGCAGTACATTGGTCACTTTAACATTAACGGTATTGCCGAACCCGAACCCGAACACGGCCCCGGACCCGTTGGAACTTTGTGACGACGACGACGACGGTATCGTTGGCGGATGGGACCTGACCCTTGCCGATAGCGATATCATAGCGGGGGAGCCAGACGTATCCGTGACCTATTACGAAGATATGGGCGATGCCATAGCGGGAATTCCGGGCACGGAGATAACGATGCCCTACACCAATATAATACCCTTTGTTCAAACGGTATATGCCCGAGTAGAGAAGAACGTCCCCCCATCTACGGTAGGATGCTTTACTGTCGTTGAGTTAGAGCTCCACGTAATAGACCTTCCCGATATGCCCCTTATGCCGCCGTTCGCGGACCCCTTTATAGGTTGCGACGAGAGCGGCAGCGGTACGGCCATCTTCGACCTGACCCTTCAGGACGACGGTGTGCTTGGCACCCAGAACGCTGCGGACTTTTTGCCCATTAGATATTATGAGCTTGAGGCCGATGCCGATGCGGGCAATGCCAACTTCATACCCAATCCGGCCACCTATATAAGCGGGGGCGGCACAACGATCTGGGTACGCCTGGAGAGCCGCATCACCGGTTGTGCGAGGGTTACACCATTTGAACTGGAACTGGAACTGTTCCCAACCATTGGTGCAGGAAACGATCTGTCCAAGTGCGATGATGAAATAAACGGCAGTACGCCTACCGACGGGCTATCCACGTTCGACCTTACGGTAAACACGCCCTTGATCACCCTTGGCGACCCGGGCCTTGATATATTTTACTACGCTTCGGCAGCAGATCAGGTAAACAACAACCCGATTGCAAACCCTGCGGCCTATCAGAACGTGATCAGCCCACAGCAAGAAATATTCGTGACCGTCTACAGCGAGAACGGCTGTAGGGCGACCGGTAGCTTCTTTATCATCGTGGAGCCATTGCCGGTGGCGATATCGCCGGACCCATTTATCGCCTGCGATGCGAACAACGACGGTTTTGCACAGTTTGACCTGAGCACCCAGACCCCGATCATCACGGGGGGGGATCCGAACCTTTCGGTAACCTACCACCCAACGTTGACCGAGGCGCAGAACAACGGCATCCAATTGCCCAACCTGTACACCAACGACCAGATCTATCTCGACGTGCCGATCACCGATCCCGCGGACCCGGCCTATGGTACGGGCGGCGTTTGGGCACGGGTAACCTCTACGGCCAATGTCTGCGAGACCGTCGTGTCCTTTGCGCTGGAAGTGCATGCTTCCCCGGTGGCCACCGAGCCCGAGCCCTTTAGGAAGTGCGACGATGCGGTTGCCGATGGCTTCACCCTTTTCGATCTGACCGAAAAGGAGGCGGAGATATTGGGCACCTTGGACCCGAACGGATTTGACCTCTATTACTATGAGGACCTTGCCGATGCGCAATTGGCGGGCGACCTTGCGCTGACCGCACCGGATTATTCAGCTGCCATCCAAAACGCGGCGGCGTATACCAATACCGCCAACCCACAGGATATTTACGTGCTTGTGGTAGGGAATGCCAACAGTAGCATCCCGCCGAACCCCAACGGGGCAGAGGGCTGTTACGATATTGTTACATTAACCTTGATAGTAGATCCAATTCCGCTGGACCTTGGGCCTTTTGAAATGGTATTGTGCGACGACGAACTGCAGGGCAGTACCCCGACCGATGAAATCTCGACCTTCGATCTTACCACCCAGGACATTTTGGTCACCGGCGGCGACCTTACCTTAAGCGTACTTTGGTTCGAGACCCCGGCGGATGAAGCGGCGGGCAACCCGATCCCGAATCCGACAACGTACCAGAACTTTGCGACCCCGCAGACGGTGATCGGAAGAGTGACTTCAGAATTTGGCTGTTCCAATACAATTACCCTGACCCTAACGGTACTTCCAAACCCCAACGCGAACCCGGACCCGGAACCGATCGTTATCTGTGATGACGATGATGACGGAATCGTGAGCACCTTCGATTTAACGGATCGCGATGTTGAGATATTAAATGGCGAGACGGACGTTACCATTTTCTATTACGAAACCATGCAAGCGGCGATTGATGCTGCACCAGGAACCGAAATTGTAAGCCCGTATACAAACATAGTACCTTACAACCAGATTGTGTTTGCCCGCGTTACCAACCAAGTACCGCCAGAGCAACTACCGTGCTATACTATTGTAGAGCTGGAACTTGTTGTAGTAGCCTTGCCAGATGCGCCAGACGCTACCTTCCAAGACCCACTCTTTGCCTGTGATGAAGACGGCGATGGCACAGCCATTTTCGACCTTACCGTGCAGAATGATGCAGTTTATGGCGTACAGGACCCGGCGGACTTTGAGCCGGTCACCTATTACGAGAGCCAAGCAGATGCGGACCTCGGTATCAATGAAATAGATCCAGCGGATGCCTTCCAGAGTTCCGGACAGACCATCTGGGTCCGTTTGGAGAGCCTTGGAACGGGATGCGCGAGGGTAAGCTCCTTTGAGATAGAGATGGGCGACTTCCCGGGAACGGGTACTGCAGACGACCTGGTTCTTTGTGATGATGAAGTGAACGGCAGCACCAATGACGATGGTCTCTCAACCTTCGACCTGACGGTGAACACCCCTGTAATTACAGGAGGCGATCCCACGTTAACGGTGTACTATTACGCATCGCAGGACGACTTGGATAACGATATCCGTATAGCCAACCCTTCAGCGTACCAGAATATCATCAGCCCACAGCAGGAGATTTTTGTGGGCATAAGCGGGCAGAACAGTTGTGGGGCGGCATTGAGTTTCTTTATAACCGTTAACCCGAACCCGGAGCCCGTGGAGCCTACCCCATTGGTAGCCTGCGATGTGGACAACAACGGATATTCTTCTTTTGATTTGGAAAGTAAGACGGCAGAGATTCAAGGAGGCGATCCAACACTTATAATTACCTACCACGAAAACCTATTGGATGCCAGAACGGGCAATTTTCCATTGGCCAGTCCGTATGAGAATATAGTTGCCTTTAACCAGACACTCTATGTACGTGCAGCATACGATAGCCCACCAAATGGAACAGGATGTTACACGATTGTAACCTTGGAGCTACTGGTAAGAGAGTCTCCAGTAGTACCACAAGACCTACCAGATTTAGTAGCCTGTGACGACAGTGGTTTTGCGGAGTTCGACCTTACCCAGCAAGAAACCCTAATTTATGGCAACCAGTCTCCAGCGGACTATACCCTTACCTACCACCTGAACCAAAATGATGCCAATACGGGACTGAACTTTATTGTACGGCCGGAAGCCTATACCAATATCAGCAACCCACAGACCATCTGGGTCCGTTTGGACGACAACGCTACGGAATGCTATGCCGTTGGAAGCTTTGACCTGGTGGTGAACAGTGGCCTTCCGATAACCGATCCCACGCCATTGGAGTTATGTGATGATTTAGGTGAGGAAAACGATGGGATGACTGCTTTTGATCTTACCCAGAAAAACTCGGAGATAACCAACGGCGTGCTTACCCAGGGCGTAACCTACTTTTTAACCGAAGAAGACGCGCAAAACAACGAAAACCGTATCGATCCCGATACCGCTTATGTGAATGTGGACCCCAATGGCAACCCTGTTAATCCGCAGGTGCTTTACGTACGCGTGGAGGACGGCAACAGTGCCTGTGTTTCCTTTACCACCCTTACCATAAGGGTGATCAGCAATCCGAACCCGGTAACGCCGGACCCTATTGTACTGTGCGACTATAATGTAATAGTACCCCCGGGGCCCTATGACGAAGTGGAGCTGTTCGACCTTACGGTCCGCGAGGCACAGATACGCAACGGGAACAACTGGACCCTGGATTATTATGAGAGCTATGGCGATGCGGTAACGCAAACGGATGCCATTCCGGCAGCGGATGTTACCGCCTACCAGAACACGGGCAATCCACAGGTTGTGTACGTACGCGCCACGAGCCCTACGACAGGCTGTTTTGAGATAGTGGAACTGGAATTGATTGTGGAGCCATTGCCGGACGACAGTGCGACAGTGGAACCTTATGTGTACTGTTCGACCGATGGCACCGAGATAGGGGTCTTTGACCTTACCACCAAGATCGGCGAGATATTGGGCGGCCAGCCGGCCCCGCCGATGGAGGTGAGCTTTTACCTGACCGCGATCGATGCTGAGAACAGCACCAATGCCATCACCAATGTTACGGGCCACCGCAATATGGATGCGGGCAACAACCCGATAAACCCACAGACCATCTTCACGGGCATCACCAATACCGAGACCGGATGCTATATCGGCGGGGTGCAGAGCTTTGAGTTGATCGTCCAGCCGGGAGCCGTTGCGGTAGCGCCTGCGGAACCCTTTGTGATATGCGACAACCTGATGCCCAGCGACGGCTTTGCTGAGTTTGACCTGGAAGATATGAGCGACCAACAGGTCGTTGACCTTCGCGCGGGGATCTTGGCTGGGCAGGACCCGGCGGACTTCGGCATTACCTTCCACGAGACATTGGAGGGCGCTGAGGCGGGCACGGGGGCCATTGTGTTCCCGTACGTGAACATCATCAACCCGCAGCGCATTTATGTGCGCGTGACCAACCAGACGAACATCTATGAGCCGAGCTGTTATTCTGTAGTGGAAATGATATTGAAGGTAGAGCAGCTTCCCGATGTGGTGCTGGCCGACCAATACCGTCTCTGCGTGGACGGGAACGGCAACCCGATAGCGGCTGAGGAGGGCGGGCCCTCGCCACCGGTCATAGACACGGGCCTTGACCCGGCGCTCTTTACCTTCCAATGGGAGCTTGACGGGGTGATCGTCGCGGGGCAGACGGGCCCATCGATCATAGCGCTGGTACCGGGCACCTATACGGTGACCATCACCGAACTGTCCTCTGGCTGCCAGAGCACGGCCACCACCACGGTGATCGTTTCCTCGCCGCCCGAGACCTATGGGGCGGTCCTTGTGAACGGCGCCTTTGCGGAGGACCACACCATCGAGGTGACCGCCACCGGGCAGGGGACCTACCAGTACCAATTGGACGACGGCCCCTTCCAGGACAGCAACATATTCGAGGACGTGTCCCCGGGCAACCATACGATAACCATCCGTGATGCCAACGGCTGTGGCAGCGTGACCTTCGATGTGGGGGTCATAGACTACCCGCTGTACTTTACCCCCAACGGGGACGGCTACCACGACACCTGGAACATCATCGGCATAGCCAGTGGCGACCCTACGGCAAAAATATATATCTTTGACCGCTTCGGAAAACTGCTCAAGCAGCTCAGCCCGTTGGGCCAGGGCTGGGACGGTACCTTCGGGGGCAGGCCCATGCCATCGAGCGATTACTGGTTCCGAGTGGAGTACACCGAGAACGAGATCCCAAAGGAATTCAAAGGACATTTTACCCTAAAACGATAAATAGAAATTATGAACATTAAACAAATCTCCCTCATCCTACTTTTGTTTTCATCCATATATGGATATTCACAAGACGGAATACCTATATATTCAGATTATTTTTCAGATAATTTGTATTTGCTGCACCCTTCAATGGCTGGGGCAGCTACGCATAATCAAATACGTTTAACGGCGCGCCAACAATGGTTTGATCAAAATGAAGCACCAAATCTTCAAACGCTCAATTTTAATGCTCGTCTGGGCGAACAATCTGGCGTTGGGGTAATTGTATATAATGATAAAAATGGATATCATTCCCAAACAGGTGGTTATCTTACATATGCTCACCACATTATGTTTTCAAGAAGTGAAGCAGATTTAAATCAGCTGTCTTTCGGTTTAAGCGCTGGTTTAACTCAATCGCGTTTAGATGAAACCCAGTTTGATCTTTCGGATTTTGATCCAGTAATAGGGGGGATTATTCAAAGTACTTCATATTTTAATGTAGATGTTGGTCTGTCTTATAACTTTTTAGACTTTTCAGGACATTTCACCGTTAAAAATGTAATATTTCAGAATAGATCTATTTATAGTGAAGAGTTTGAATCTAATAACCAACGGAAGTATTTGCTTTCGGCTGCATATGCAATTGGACAATATGGGCAGGACTGGAGTTATGAACCATCGTTCCTCTTTCAATGGAGCGAGCGTACGGGAGAACAAGCAGTGGATATAAATTTTAAGGCTTATAGAAATATGGAATTCGGTAAATTATGGGGTGGGTTGTCCTATAGAAGAAGTTTAGATGGAGCCGAATTTCTTA
This region of Aequorivita marisscotiae genomic DNA includes:
- a CDS encoding PorP/SprF family type IX secretion system membrane protein; amino-acid sequence: MNIKQISLILLLFSSIYGYSQDGIPIYSDYFSDNLYLLHPSMAGAATHNQIRLTARQQWFDQNEAPNLQTLNFNARLGEQSGVGVIVYNDKNGYHSQTGGYLTYAHHIMFSRSEADLNQLSFGLSAGLTQSRLDETQFDLSDFDPVIGGIIQSTSYFNVDVGLSYNFLDFSGHFTVKNVIFQNRSIYSEEFESNNQRKYLLSAAYAIGQYGQDWSYEPSFLFQWSERTGEQAVDINFKAYRNMEFGKLWGGLSYRRSLDGAEFLNGQEIKVQKLQYVTPVLGINYNNFMFAYTYSYQAGNVKFESGGFHQITLGYDFLGGRKEPYDCNCPAIN